From Xenopus laevis strain J_2021 chromosome 7L, Xenopus_laevis_v10.1, whole genome shotgun sequence, one genomic window encodes:
- the LOC108696913 gene encoding FXYD domain-containing ion transport regulator 3 isoform X1 produces the protein MQEATIAAFLMLTALPGLHATGHPDNSQLYYDYESLKIGGLIVAGVLCAMGIIILLSGKCRCKFNQKQDIRNQAQEQQLITPGSASNC, from the exons ATGCAGGAAGCCACCATAGCCGCCTTCTTGATGCTGACAG CTCTGCCTGGTCTCCATGCTACGGGTCACCCAG ATAACTCTCAGCTCTACTATG ACTATGAATCTCTGAAGATTGGGGGTCTTATTGTAGCTGGTGTATTGTGTGCTATGGGAATCATTATACTACTGA GTGGGAAGTGCCGATGCAAATTCAACCAGAAGCAGGA TATCAGAAACCAAGCTCAAGAGCAGCAGCTTATCACTCCAG GGAGCGCCAGTAACTGCTGA
- the LOC108696913 gene encoding FXYD domain-containing ion transport regulator 3 isoform X2, producing the protein MQEATIAAFLMLTALPGLHATGHPDNSQLYYDYESLKIGGLIVAGVLCAMGIIILLSGKCRCKFNQNIRNQAQEQQLITPGSASNC; encoded by the exons ATGCAGGAAGCCACCATAGCCGCCTTCTTGATGCTGACAG CTCTGCCTGGTCTCCATGCTACGGGTCACCCAG ATAACTCTCAGCTCTACTATG ACTATGAATCTCTGAAGATTGGGGGTCTTATTGTAGCTGGTGTATTGTGTGCTATGGGAATCATTATACTACTGA GTGGGAAGTGCCGATGCAAATTCAACCAGAA TATCAGAAACCAAGCTCAAGAGCAGCAGCTTATCACTCCAG GGAGCGCCAGTAACTGCTGA